A single Anopheles funestus chromosome 2RL, idAnoFuneDA-416_04, whole genome shotgun sequence DNA region contains:
- the LOC125760602 gene encoding protein Cep78 homolog encodes MSSSTNSLVTKAAVRNERRNKQRNKNFHHRYLALCRSKNFHPLPEIVKPKQKDQVFLDVYCDRFKGSDWQLIVDALREDNSVNHLALRLRKTYMEGTDGLVPQSLMEGHGTEKSVFMDKRTFKQLVDTLAIFLRTNKVVEYFAIEGFPMAGVRLYALITGLVDNTSLTELNLARCSLGDEGCRALCAEIRFVPNLLVLNLTACQLTVKGCQALAELIKFQKMQRYTTSWEQSLRYGDIKEDKLMGLRYLYLSHNPAIGDYGLLELTDVLKDDAWIRQIHVCNCGLTDAGAQFLIECLHLNNAIEKFDIRENKQISNEACHEILVKLGVKVEDDESESPTHKKIPKTLAGFREHCEYLGMQLNTERNRNSQLVSKLEQMHQQNGDYAETINELQHEMNVLIKSRNELLEKLRKIEKKTSKQAKTTYQPRKSQSDAFASVNQGLPSSEAVMAIASKSETVVHPENELRYPSVSSTNRIIERSIGDGGGDGVEKEDDHFSDKF; translated from the exons ATGTCGAGCAGTACAAACAGTTTGGTCACTAAAGCGGCCGTTCGAAATGAGCGTCGCAATAAACAGCGTAACAAGAATTTTCATCACCGCTATTTGGCGCTTTGTCGGTCGAAAAATTTCCATCCCTTGCCGGAGATTGTTAAACCGAAGCAGAAGGATCAAGTTTTTCTCGACGTGTATTGCGACCGATTCAAGGGTTCCGATTGGCAGCTGATCGTGGATGCTTTACGGGAGGATAATTCCGTAAACCATCTGGCTTTGCGATTGCGAAAGACGTACATGGAAG GTACGGATGGTTTGGTACCGCAGAGTTTGATGGAAGGACACGGTACGGAGAAGAGCGTTTTTATGGACAAACGTACGTTCAAGCAGCTGGTGGACACGCTGGCGATTTTCCTCCGCACCAACAAAGTGGTGGAGTATTTCGCAATTGAAGGTTTTCCAATGGCAGGTGTTCGTTTATATGCGCTCATAACG GGCCTGGTGGACAACACTTCACTGACCGAGCTGAACCTGGCCCGTTGTTCCCTCGGAGATGAAGGATGCAGAGCGTTGTGCGCGGAGATAAGGTTTGTTCCAAACTTGCTGGTGCTGAACCTGACCGCTTGCCAGTTGACGGTTAAGGGCTGTCAGGCGCTGGCGGAGCTGATCAAGTTTCAGAAAATGCAACGTTACACTACGAGCTGGGAGCAATCGTTGCGTTACGGTGACATTAAGGAGGATAAGCTAATGGGCTTGCGATACCTGTACCTGAGCCATAACCCTGCCATCGGTGACTATGGTTTGCTCGAGCTAACGGATGTCTTAAAGGACGATGCCTGGATACGGCAGATTCACGTCTGCAACTGTGGATTGACCGATGCCGGGGCACAGTTCTTGATCGAATGCTTGCATTTGAACAATGCTATCGAAAAGTTCGACATACGggagaacaaacaaatttccaaCGAGGCCTGCCATGAGATTCTCGTAAAGCTGGGCGTGAAGGTTGAGGATGATGAATCCGAATCGCCGACACACAAAAAGATCCCAAAAACTTTGGCTGGCTTTAG AGAACATTGCGAGTACTTAGGAATGCAATTAAATACGGAGCGAAATCGGAACAGTCAGCTGGTGTCTAAGTTGGAGCAAATGCACCAACAAAACGGAGACTATGCTGAAACTATAAATGAGTTGCAGCACGAAATGAATGTTCTGATTAAATC aCGGAATGAAttattagaaaaattgagaaaaattgaaaagaaaacatcgaaACAAGCGAAAACAACCTACCAACCGCGTAAGTCGCAAAGTGACGCATTTGCCTCAGTTAACCAAGGATTGCCGTCAAGTGAAGCGGTCATGGCAATTGCATCAAAGTCTGAAACAGTTGTACATCCAGAAAACGAACTCCGCTATCCTAGCGTGTCGTCCACTAATCGAATTATTGAGCGATCtattggtgatggtggtggcgatGGTGTAGAGAAGGAAGATGATCATTTTTCcgataaattttaa
- the LOC125760597 gene encoding dynein axonemal intermediate chain 3-like gives MNRALCVGRSVCSMDWHPELSGIFVASYTFETLSKHANKQHNQSAQPFGDALNRMTFKKCTVLLWSFEDSLEPLLELKTIREVTAVSFCPYDGELLVGGLSNGQVVLWDLKGELERVEQAKQAVLGSSEYRKQIRELMEYPAVESIDREVNPAAVSALEHSSKGAITGVKWLPRNYFCTTTGHLKPHAENLHRFMVTTSLDGSVCFWDLDFTMPALHKLIAASKAAQLGDKTMYQRVNNLFFPTFRLISEIPIIATVIDEAIYLSMPLESSTVLTKRVKHQQEAVPTNCTMHIKLGSFMGQLIEVSWEGYDFEQGALVNDELVKVLRVFSPIHDGPILALERNHICRNVFLSIGGNVLAIWSEEENSSPVFWRKKSMKVTACRWSLDRVSVFFIGLSNGDFEIWDMSLKTFRATVCLNLGSEALTTISQHSLASARNCLAVADHNANIRIFKIAATFVKPKPDEEETFRTMIEHELARKSKQAGWVKGYYERNAVVIQDQIQAEIDAKEKKQQEAEQAKSNAANTTDVVKHSKMQEIDKRMPLSERLEQKYQAKHFQTLLRKLMARRNVSPERMARQMRPEVERRKFNAEKREAIATNISLAKSDFTSVHKLLRPAEKSVPIADETDRVEKISKYRSDIADYRRIETEALEVLRAHYLPEMDSFVEVLMKSKERRDKVCINVGTNMQHLVSYENKRSLRRLGVAPRTLLEDLKPISEKEDGEEMLEDDANEEP, from the exons ATGAACCGTGCGCTGTGTGTCGGCCGAAGCGTTTGCTCGATGGATTGGCATCCGGAGCTGTCGGGTATCTTTGTAGCGTCGTATACCTTTGAGACGTTGTCAAAACACGCTAACAAGCAGCACAATCAATCAGCACAGCCCTTCGGAGACGCTCTCAATCGGATGacgtttaaaaaatgtacTGTACTGCTGTGGAGCTTCGAAGACAGCTTGGAACCATTGCTGGAGCTTAAGACAATTCGTGAAGTGACGGCTGTCTCGTTTTGTCCGTACGACGGTGAGCTACTTGTTGGGGGTCTTTCGAACGGACAGGTGGTTCTGTGGGATTTGAAAGGTGAACTAGAGCGCGTAGAACAAGCCAAACAGGCGGTCCTTGGGTCGAGCGAATACCGCAAACAAATTCGCGAACTGATGGAATATCCAGCTGTGGAGTCTATTGATCGTGAGGTAAATCCTGCAGCTGTGAGTGCTCTGGAGCACTCGTCGAAAGGTGCCATTACCGGTGTGAAATGGTTACCGCGTAATTATTTCTGCACGACTACCGGACATCTGAAGCCGCATGCCGAAAACCTTCACCGTTTCATGGTGACCACTTCGCTCGATGGCAGTGTGTGCTTTTGGGATCTTGACTTTACGATGCCTGCACTGCACAAACTGATAGCTGCATCTAAAGCAGCACAGCTCGGTGACAAAACGATGTACCAGCGTGTAAACAATCTTTTCTTTCCAACGTTCAGACTCATTTCGGAGATACCCATTATAGCCACGGTCATCGACGAAGCAATCTACCTCTCAATGCCTCTGGAGAGCAGTACGGTACTCACGAAGCGCGTAAAGCATCAGCAAGAAGCAGTTCCAACGAATTGCACAATGCATATCAAGCTTGGATCATTTATGGGCCAGTTGATTGAAGTCTCGTGGGAAGGATATGACTTCGAGCAAGGAGCGTTAGTGAACGATGAGCTGGTAAAGGTATTGCGCGTCTTCAGTCCTATTCATGATGGTCCAATATTGGCACTGGAACGGAATCATATTTGTcgcaatgtttttctttcgattggTGGAAATGTGCTTGCCATTTGGAGCGAGGAGGAAAACAGTTCACCCGTGTTTTGGCGAAAGAAAAGCATGAAGGTTACTGCGTGCCGTTGGAGCCTTGATCGCGTGTCAGTTTTCTTCATAGGATTAAGCAATGGAGACTTTGAAATATGGGACATGAGCT TAAAAACGTTCCGAGCGACGGTGTGCTTGAATCTGGGCTCCGAGGCATTGACGACCATCTCTCAGCATAGTTTGGCAAGTGCTCGAAATTGTTTGGCCGTTGCTGATCACAATGCAAAtattagaatttttaaaattgctGCTACATTTGTAAAACCAAAACCGGATGAGGAAGAAACATTTCGCACTATGATCGAGCACGAACTTGCCCGGAAATCTAAGCAAGCTGGTTGGGTCAAAGGGTATTACGAACGAAATGCAGTTGTAATTCAAGATCAAATTCAAGCAGAAATTGatgcgaaagaaaagaaacaacaggAAGCGGAACAAGCGAAATCGAACGCCGCGAACACGACGGATGTGGTAAAGCATTCGAAAATGCAAGAGATTGACAAACGCATGCCCTTGAGTGAACGTTTAGAACAAAAGTATCAGGCCAAACACTTCCAAACGCTGCTGCGAAAGTTAATGGCAAGGCGAAACGTTAGTCCGGAGCGGATGGCTCGACAGATGCGTCCGGAAGTCGAGCGCCGAAAGTTCAATGCAGAAAAGCGTGAAGCAATCGCAACGAACATTTCGCTGGCAAAGAGTGACTTTACAAGTGTGCACAAATTGCTACGTCCCGCTGAGAAATCGGTTCCCATCGCGGATGAAACAGATCGGGTCGAGAAAATCAGCAAGTACCGCAGTGATATTGCCGACTATCGTCGAATTGAGACGGAAGCGCTAGAAGTGTTACGGGCACATTATCTGCCCGAGATGGACAGTTTTGTGGAGGTGTTGATGAAAAGCAAGGAACGCCGTGACAAGGTGTGCATCAATGTCGGTACGAACATGCAACATTTGGTGAGCTATGAAAACAAACGCAGTCTTCGGCGGTTGGGAGTTGCTCCAAGGACACTGTTGGAAGATTTGAAACCAATTTCTGAAAAGGAAGATGGTGAAGAAATGCTAGAAGATGACGCAAATGAAGAACCGTGA